AGCGCAACTGGCGCTAGCCAACCCACGGTTGGCCTTTTTGATCTTGATGTTTATTTGCCAAGCAATCAAAAAGGCACGCATATGTCGCGTTTTATCGCACTCTTGGGAGAAAGCACGGCAGATGCTGTGACGGGGGACGCTATCGTGCTTGACCTTGCCGGATTCCAAGTCATGCTGATGAAAATGCTGACTAAACTGGAGAGCACGGCAGGACGCATTGAGGTCACGTTTCCTTATTTTATGAATAAGACAGCGCCCATATCAGGTGTTAAAAGCTTGCTGGATTATGAAGTAAGCTTTATTGGCGAAGCGCAGGGCGAGCGCAGCCGGATTTTTATGAAAGTGCTTGTGCCGGTGATGAGCTTGTGCCCATGCTCAAAAGAAATTTCTTTATACGGTGCGCATAATCAGCGTTCGCACCTGATTATTAAAGCAGAATTGCAAGATGATCAGCTACCGGTTGAGGATCTGATACGGATTGCTGAAGAATCCGCATCTTGTGAATTATGGGGACTCTTAAAGCGGCCAGATGAAAAATTTGTGACTGAACG
The Mycoavidus cysteinexigens genome window above contains:
- the folE2 gene encoding GTP cyclohydrolase FolE2, encoding MNGLNSVAVMSDVQGSIDTRQIPIQRVGIKAVRHPLTVRSATGASQPTVGLFDLDVYLPSNQKGTHMSRFIALLGESTADAVTGDAIVLDLAGFQVMLMKMLTKLESTAGRIEVTFPYFMNKTAPISGVKSLLDYEVSFIGEAQGERSRIFMKVLVPVMSLCPCSKEISLYGAHNQRSHLIIKAELQDDQLPVEDLIRIAEESASCELWGLLKRPDEKFVTERAYDNPKFVEDLVRDVASRLNQDDRVVAYVLEAENFESIHNHSAYALVEHDKRQSGLKSV